Proteins encoded by one window of Silvibacterium dinghuense:
- a CDS encoding efflux RND transporter permease subunit, with amino-acid sequence MAEQNSSSFWLARSTRTIFFFVLVLTMAGVYFAFQLPISVFPETSFPRVVIGVDNGVMPVEQMQVTITRPIEDAVNSVPGLATVRSNTSRGSAEVSLFFDWNVDMFRTLQQVDAALSKVEQTLPATAKITTNRLTFATFPILGYSLTSDTVSQTRLWELATYDIKPPLNRLPGVSTVVVQGGKVPEYHIIPNLARLQTAGITISDIVNAVQASNLIDSPGLYEENHMLNLALVGAQAHSLEELGQLVIKTTASGAPIRVSDIARVEAATMPAYTAVTADGKPAVLINISRQSSGNTVAVADAVAAEMVQLEKNLPPGVTVKPFYDQSQLVRDSIRSVRDAILIGLVLACGILFLFLRDWSSSLIAGLVIPVTVAVTILFLWITGESFNLMTLGGLAAAIGLVIDDAIVVVENIVMHRDSGENRVDAVRKAIREITKPLVYSTLTPVVVFLPLISVSGVTGSFFRALAVAMTVALLTSLVLALTWTPGLSLTLLRERHTKQPAGEAHQAGRLLTRIMSGHRHLLQFCLARPLVLGIACLALVGVSWFAYQNLGSDLLPEMDEGGFVLDYIMPAGSSLTETNRVLDHVERILSATPEVESTSRRTGLQMGLAAVTEANTGDFTVRLKADRDRGIDEVMNDVRQKIRSTEPELDVEFTQVLQDMIGDLSNSPEPIQIKLYNNDQTLLNQLGPRVADAIGKIPGVVDVENGVDNTISGPATNFRIHPEVAARSGFTPQELAVDATSILDGVTTSDPLIANGRPYTIRIRLGDETRSSLDAIENTVFNSSSGRTATLGAVAQVEQLPPQNEIHRENLQQLITVTGRLEGSDLGGTMQQVQKTIASMHLPPSVHVTYGGTYEEQQKSFHDLVRVLVLALALVFGVLLAEFRNFSAPIAILTSSVLSISGVVAALLITNTTFNVASFMGLIMVIGIVAKNGILLLEADENYRAEGGTAEDAMVHAAQRRLRPILMTALAAVCGMLPLAFALGSGSQMLQPLAIAVIGGLTISMLLSLIVTPAVYYLLTRNAH; translated from the coding sequence ATGGCCGAGCAGAACTCCTCTTCCTTCTGGCTTGCCCGCTCTACGCGCACCATCTTTTTCTTTGTCCTGGTGCTCACGATGGCCGGGGTGTACTTCGCCTTTCAGCTCCCCATCTCCGTCTTTCCAGAGACGAGCTTCCCGCGCGTCGTCATCGGCGTCGATAACGGCGTCATGCCTGTCGAGCAGATGCAGGTCACGATCACGCGGCCTATCGAAGATGCGGTCAACAGCGTTCCCGGCCTCGCCACCGTGCGCTCGAACACCAGCCGTGGATCGGCAGAAGTCAGTCTCTTCTTCGACTGGAATGTCGACATGTTCCGCACGCTGCAGCAGGTCGACGCTGCGCTCTCCAAGGTAGAACAGACTTTGCCCGCGACGGCAAAGATCACCACTAACCGCCTGACCTTTGCAACCTTCCCCATCCTCGGTTACAGCCTCACCTCGGACACGGTATCGCAGACTCGTCTCTGGGAGCTGGCTACCTACGATATCAAGCCGCCACTTAACCGGCTTCCCGGCGTAAGCACCGTCGTAGTGCAGGGCGGCAAGGTGCCGGAGTATCACATCATTCCGAACCTCGCGCGGCTTCAGACCGCCGGAATCACGATCTCGGATATTGTCAACGCGGTGCAGGCTTCCAACCTCATCGATTCGCCCGGTCTCTACGAAGAGAACCACATGCTCAACCTCGCGCTCGTCGGCGCGCAGGCACATAGCCTGGAAGAGCTTGGGCAGCTCGTCATCAAGACCACAGCCTCCGGTGCGCCTATCCGGGTCTCCGACATCGCGCGCGTGGAGGCGGCAACCATGCCCGCCTATACGGCTGTCACCGCAGATGGCAAGCCCGCCGTGCTCATCAACATCTCGCGCCAGTCGAGCGGCAACACGGTGGCTGTTGCGGATGCCGTCGCTGCCGAGATGGTGCAGCTTGAAAAGAATCTCCCCCCGGGCGTTACCGTCAAGCCGTTCTATGACCAGTCCCAGCTGGTCCGCGACAGCATCCGCAGCGTGCGCGATGCCATCCTTATCGGTCTTGTTCTGGCCTGCGGCATTCTTTTTCTCTTCCTGCGCGACTGGAGCAGCTCGCTGATCGCTGGCCTGGTGATTCCTGTCACCGTGGCAGTTACGATTCTCTTCCTCTGGATCACCGGCGAAAGTTTCAACCTGATGACGCTCGGCGGCCTTGCAGCGGCCATCGGCCTGGTCATCGACGACGCCATCGTTGTCGTCGAAAACATCGTCATGCATCGCGATTCCGGCGAAAACCGCGTCGATGCTGTTCGGAAAGCCATCCGAGAGATCACAAAGCCCCTCGTCTACTCGACTCTCACGCCGGTCGTCGTCTTTCTGCCGCTCATCTCTGTCAGCGGTGTTACCGGAAGCTTTTTCCGGGCCCTTGCCGTCGCGATGACGGTCGCACTCCTCACCTCACTGGTGCTCGCGCTTACCTGGACGCCGGGCCTCAGCCTCACACTCCTCCGGGAACGTCATACCAAACAGCCGGCCGGAGAAGCTCATCAGGCCGGGCGCCTTCTCACCCGCATCATGAGCGGCCATCGCCACCTGCTGCAGTTCTGCCTCGCCCGTCCGCTGGTTCTTGGCATTGCGTGCCTCGCGCTGGTTGGCGTCAGCTGGTTTGCTTACCAGAATCTCGGTTCCGATCTGCTGCCGGAAATGGATGAGGGCGGCTTTGTTCTGGACTACATCATGCCCGCGGGCAGTTCGCTTACCGAGACCAACCGTGTGCTCGATCACGTCGAGCGCATCCTTAGCGCTACACCGGAGGTAGAGAGCACTTCGCGGCGCACCGGATTGCAGATGGGTCTGGCCGCTGTCACCGAGGCCAACACCGGCGACTTCACCGTACGGCTCAAGGCCGATCGCGATCGCGGCATCGATGAAGTCATGAACGATGTGCGACAGAAGATTCGTTCGACCGAACCTGAGCTGGACGTGGAGTTCACACAGGTTCTGCAAGACATGATCGGCGATCTCTCGAACTCTCCGGAACCGATCCAGATCAAGCTCTACAACAACGATCAGACGCTGCTGAATCAGCTCGGTCCGCGCGTCGCCGACGCGATCGGCAAGATCCCTGGAGTCGTCGATGTCGAAAACGGTGTCGACAACACCATCAGTGGTCCGGCGACAAATTTCCGCATCCATCCCGAGGTTGCGGCCCGATCCGGCTTCACTCCGCAGGAGCTCGCTGTCGACGCCACCAGCATCCTTGATGGCGTGACCACGAGCGATCCGCTCATTGCCAACGGACGCCCGTACACCATTCGTATCCGTCTCGGTGACGAAACCCGCAGCTCGCTCGATGCGATCGAAAACACAGTCTTCAACAGCAGTTCAGGGCGCACGGCAACGCTCGGTGCCGTCGCGCAGGTCGAGCAGCTGCCGCCGCAAAATGAAATCCATCGCGAAAACCTGCAACAACTGATTACTGTCACCGGGCGGCTCGAAGGTTCAGACCTTGGAGGCACGATGCAGCAGGTGCAGAAGACGATTGCCAGCATGCACCTGCCGCCCAGCGTGCATGTGACATACGGCGGCACCTACGAGGAGCAGCAGAAGTCCTTCCATGACCTGGTCCGCGTCCTTGTGCTTGCCCTGGCCCTGGTCTTCGGTGTTCTGCTTGCGGAGTTCCGCAATTTCTCCGCGCCCATCGCCATCCTCACCTCGTCGGTGCTCTCTATCTCCGGCGTGGTAGCGGCCCTGCTCATCACCAACACCACCTTCAACGTGGCATCCTTCATGGGCCTCATCATGGTGATCGGTATTGTCGCTAAGAACGGCATCCTGCTGCTCGAGGCAGACGAGAACTACCGCGCAGAAGGTGGTACGGCGGAGGATGCCATGGTTCACGCGGCACAGCGCCGTCTGCGTCCCATCCTGATGACCGCTCTCGCTGCCGTCTGCGGCATGCTTCCCCTGGCCTTCGCACTCGGCTCGGGATCGCAGATGCTCCAGCCGCTGGCGATTGCCGTCATTGGCGGCCTGACAATCTCCATGCTGCTCAGCCTGATCGTCACCCCGGCGGTCTATTACCTGCTGACCCGTAACGCGCACTAA
- a CDS encoding efflux RND transporter periplasmic adaptor subunit — translation MPNVLPLALKSLRLTAPLTAALALSFVIGCTKKEAEPDVSVSVQAAHPELGSITQQITADAVLAPIAQAAISPKITAPVKKFYVQRGSRVKTGQLLATLENSDLEAAALDNRGAYDAAKAAYATSTKAQIPEDYQRAELDLAQAKANLDLNKSIVTARKQLFAEGAIPGRDLDTATAALVQAQAAYDTADQHFESMQKVSRGAAVQSAEGQLASAKGKYLGAEAQVSYSELRSPIDGIVTDRPLFAGETAASGAPLITVMETAKLLAKVHLAQSLAQQIKVGDDATVTVPGLDDPVQAKVSLVSPALDPGSTTVEVWLTLANQDSSLKVGTPVHVAIAGHTVKNILSLPLSALLVNDSGSHYVMVVGADGIAHKRAVTTGIQDNADVEIRSGLTAADNVITTGAYGLDDGTKVTVGAASDDDSDAKPAAGKEGK, via the coding sequence ATGCCGAACGTCCTTCCTCTCGCCCTGAAGAGCCTTCGTCTTACTGCTCCGCTCACTGCCGCGCTCGCGCTTTCTTTCGTTATCGGCTGCACGAAGAAAGAAGCGGAGCCCGATGTCTCGGTCAGCGTGCAGGCTGCCCATCCCGAGCTTGGCTCCATCACGCAGCAGATCACCGCGGATGCGGTGCTCGCGCCTATCGCACAGGCCGCGATCTCACCCAAGATCACCGCGCCGGTGAAGAAGTTCTATGTCCAGCGCGGCTCGCGGGTGAAGACAGGACAGCTGCTCGCCACCCTTGAGAACAGCGACCTGGAAGCTGCCGCACTCGACAATCGCGGAGCCTACGACGCCGCGAAGGCAGCCTACGCTACCTCTACCAAGGCACAGATTCCTGAAGACTATCAGCGTGCGGAGCTCGACCTCGCGCAGGCCAAGGCGAATCTCGATCTGAACAAGTCCATTGTCACCGCGCGCAAGCAGCTCTTTGCCGAGGGCGCGATTCCCGGTCGCGATCTCGACACCGCAACCGCGGCCCTGGTGCAGGCGCAGGCTGCTTACGACACTGCCGACCAGCACTTCGAGTCGATGCAGAAGGTCAGCCGCGGCGCAGCCGTGCAATCCGCCGAGGGCCAGCTTGCCTCTGCGAAGGGTAAGTATCTTGGCGCCGAGGCGCAGGTCAGCTACTCCGAGCTGCGCAGCCCGATCGACGGCATTGTTACGGACCGGCCGCTCTTTGCCGGTGAGACCGCGGCCTCCGGTGCACCGCTCATCACGGTGATGGAGACGGCCAAGCTGCTCGCCAAGGTCCATCTTGCGCAGAGCCTCGCCCAGCAGATCAAAGTCGGCGACGATGCGACTGTGACCGTGCCCGGCCTCGATGATCCGGTGCAGGCAAAGGTTTCTCTGGTCAGCCCTGCGCTCGATCCCGGAAGCACGACGGTCGAAGTCTGGCTGACGCTCGCCAATCAAGACTCCTCGCTCAAAGTCGGCACGCCGGTCCACGTCGCGATTGCCGGTCACACGGTGAAGAACATCCTCTCCCTGCCTCTCTCCGCGTTACTTGTGAACGACAGCGGAAGCCACTACGTCATGGTTGTTGGCGCGGATGGCATCGCACATAAGCGCGCGGTCACAACCGGCATCCAGGACAATGCCGACGTCGAAATTCGCAGCGGCCTTACCGCCGCCGACAACGTCATCACCACCGGAGCCTACGGGCTTGATGACGGCACCAAGGTGACTGTCGGCGCCGCCAGCGATGACGATTCTGATGCGAAGCCCGCAGCCGGAAAAGAGGGCAAGTAA
- a CDS encoding TolC family protein has protein sequence MERTHTVSLLVSLSTSALLGASFIGLLPRACGQQAVMPAANDPDGASHPITITLDEAIKRAEANEPVFAAAGAEGRAAQADRWVAKAALLPSVVYHNQVLYTQPNGLDNQAGQGIGSQPSPRFIANNAVREYASQGAIQETIGLQQTAAVAHANAAAARAEAEAEIARRGLVATVVQLYYTLLGTDRKVAVSHRAADEADSFVSLTGNRETAREAAHADVIRAQLEQQQRHRDLTDAELTAEKARLELGVLLFPDPRTPYTLDTPAMPPPLASKADIEAAAAKNNAELRSAMAAMKESDADVLSARAAYLPDLGLNFTYGIDAPQFATNGPDGAKNLGYSASVTLDIPVWDWLSTAHKVKQSEIRRDATKVALSAAQRRAIADLEESYSEAAAARDFLASLDQSVTTAQESLRLTRLRYTGGEATVLEVIDAQNSLTTAENAREDGVLRYQTALAALQTLTGTL, from the coding sequence ATGGAACGCACACACACGGTCAGCCTCCTGGTGTCTCTGAGCACCTCTGCTCTGCTCGGAGCCTCCTTTATCGGTCTTCTTCCGCGCGCATGCGGGCAGCAGGCGGTGATGCCTGCCGCCAATGATCCCGACGGAGCGTCTCATCCTATAACCATCACGCTCGATGAGGCTATCAAGCGAGCCGAAGCCAACGAACCGGTATTTGCCGCAGCCGGCGCCGAAGGCCGCGCTGCACAGGCAGACCGATGGGTGGCAAAGGCCGCGCTGCTGCCCTCGGTCGTCTACCACAACCAGGTGCTCTACACGCAGCCTAACGGTCTCGACAACCAGGCCGGACAAGGCATCGGCTCACAGCCTTCTCCGCGCTTCATCGCCAACAATGCGGTTCGGGAATATGCCAGCCAGGGCGCTATCCAGGAAACCATCGGCCTGCAGCAGACCGCGGCTGTCGCGCACGCGAATGCCGCCGCCGCTCGCGCCGAGGCCGAAGCCGAGATTGCACGCCGAGGCCTGGTCGCTACGGTCGTCCAGCTCTACTACACGCTTCTCGGCACGGACCGCAAGGTGGCTGTCAGTCATCGAGCCGCCGATGAGGCAGACAGCTTTGTGAGCCTTACCGGAAACCGTGAGACGGCGCGCGAGGCTGCTCACGCTGACGTCATCCGCGCCCAGCTTGAGCAGCAGCAGCGCCACCGTGACCTGACAGATGCCGAGCTTACCGCCGAGAAGGCTCGTCTCGAGCTCGGCGTGCTGCTCTTCCCTGATCCGCGCACACCATATACGCTCGATACGCCTGCGATGCCGCCGCCGCTCGCCTCGAAAGCCGATATCGAAGCCGCTGCCGCGAAGAACAATGCGGAGCTGCGCAGTGCCATGGCAGCTATGAAGGAAAGCGATGCGGACGTGCTCTCCGCTCGCGCCGCGTATCTGCCCGATCTCGGCCTCAATTTCACCTACGGCATCGATGCGCCACAGTTCGCGACCAATGGACCGGATGGCGCGAAGAATCTTGGCTATTCGGCGAGTGTCACGCTGGATATTCCCGTGTGGGACTGGCTCTCCACCGCGCACAAGGTGAAGCAGAGCGAGATTCGCCGCGATGCGACGAAGGTTGCACTCTCTGCCGCTCAACGACGCGCCATCGCCGACCTCGAAGAGTCCTATTCCGAGGCCGCGGCCGCACGCGACTTCCTCGCCTCACTCGATCAGAGTGTCACGACTGCGCAGGAGAGTCTTCGTCTCACCCGTCTCCGCTATACCGGCGGAGAAGCGACCGTACTCGAAGTCATCGATGCACAGAACTCGCTCACCACGGCGGAAAATGCCCGCGAAGACGGCGTTCTCCGCTACCAGACAGCTCTCGCTGCGCTCCAGACCCTGACAGGAACTCTCTAG
- a CDS encoding copper homeostasis protein CutC → MTGKQEIVFELCAESVEACVAGEAGGADRIELCTALVEDGLTPSHGLVRVALERCNLPIHILVRPRAGDFVYSEAEFVTMKEDIAHFKQMGVAGFVIGVLHADGTVDRERTRELVELAAPFEVTFHRAFDVTPSLEQALEDVIAIGCKRVLTSAGAPDVVTGAPMLATLVEQAAGRTEIALGGGLRIEDAEWLVRVTKARHYHGSLRQSEPAPVLAVGDEGMEAVASRRGRSIVNPKDVQTMVAKLRNS, encoded by the coding sequence GTGACAGGAAAGCAGGAGATTGTGTTTGAGCTCTGCGCCGAAAGCGTAGAGGCTTGCGTCGCTGGAGAAGCAGGAGGCGCGGATCGCATCGAGCTATGCACCGCTCTGGTGGAAGACGGTCTGACGCCGAGCCATGGCCTGGTGCGGGTAGCGTTGGAGCGCTGCAATCTCCCCATCCATATTCTGGTGCGTCCCCGGGCCGGCGATTTTGTCTACTCTGAAGCCGAGTTCGTCACAATGAAGGAAGACATCGCGCATTTCAAGCAGATGGGAGTGGCCGGATTTGTCATCGGCGTGCTCCACGCTGACGGGACGGTCGATAGGGAGCGTACCCGTGAGCTGGTCGAACTGGCGGCTCCGTTTGAAGTCACATTCCATCGTGCCTTTGATGTGACCCCTTCGCTCGAGCAGGCGCTCGAGGATGTGATTGCCATTGGCTGCAAGCGGGTTTTGACTTCAGCCGGTGCACCGGACGTGGTAACGGGTGCACCAATGCTGGCCACCCTGGTGGAGCAGGCTGCAGGACGGACAGAGATCGCGCTCGGCGGCGGCCTGCGCATCGAAGATGCGGAGTGGCTGGTGCGCGTGACCAAGGCGCGGCATTACCATGGCTCGCTGCGGCAATCCGAGCCGGCCCCAGTGCTGGCGGTGGGCGATGAGGGAATGGAAGCAGTGGCGTCTCGTCGGGGACGCAGCATCGTCAACCCGAAAGATGTGCAGACCATGGTGGCGAAATTACGCAACTCCTGA
- a CDS encoding S9 family peptidase translates to MRRLPLIFLLAATGAFAADRAVPADPVTRADYERAAQLQDKYKGLALNVAEMPAWIGSTDMFWYRRSVEGGHDFVLVNAETQEKKPAFDHARLATALSSATGKTYNPRELPFRRIELTEKLDTVRFELDAARWECNLGSYVCSKEPAPDQSAKDPEDEGYDDTPKAINGDKTTKWSPDGKWEAFVENFNLCIRAKGETEKVFLSMDGSEGNYYAFDTITWAPDSKHLVAYRVRPGYKRLVHYVESSPADQLQPKYSAMVYPKAGDVLTLEQPVLFEVSPNKEMPVANDLFPNPYSISDPVWWKDSRGFTFEYNQRGHQLYRVIEVSSTNGEARTLIDERATTFVNYEPLTADQFDTGKIYRHDLEDGKEILWASERDGWEHLYLYDGQTGKVKNLITKGDWVVRAVDHVDDAKRQIYFEASGMEAGKDPYSMHPYRINFDGTGLTPLSTQEADHRLSFSPDGKYYVDLYSTLEVPPVLELHSTAGDKATATIEQADVRHLLESGWRPPDVFTAKGRDGKTDIWGVIYKPANFDPHKKYPVIEDIYAGPQGSFVPKDFGVYTQPLTELGFVVVQIDGMGTNNRSRAFHDVTWQNIKDAGFPDRILWHQAAAKQFPWYDITRVGIFGTSSGGQSAMGALLFHPEFYKVAVANSGCYDNRMDKIWWNEQWMGWPVGPQYAASSDVDNAHLLEGKLMLVVGEMDKNVDPSSTYQVVNALIKANKTFTLLTVPGGDHGAGGAYGQRALEDFFVHNLLGQETPDWNAPEPETPDKNKPDTATRTAK, encoded by the coding sequence ATGCGCAGGCTGCCTTTGATCTTTCTTCTCGCCGCAACCGGGGCATTCGCGGCGGATCGCGCGGTCCCCGCAGACCCGGTCACGCGCGCCGATTATGAGCGCGCGGCCCAGCTTCAGGACAAATACAAAGGACTGGCTCTGAACGTAGCCGAGATGCCGGCATGGATCGGCTCGACGGATATGTTCTGGTACCGGCGCAGCGTGGAAGGCGGCCATGACTTTGTACTGGTAAACGCGGAGACGCAGGAGAAGAAGCCGGCCTTCGACCATGCTCGGCTGGCTACAGCGCTTTCTTCTGCAACAGGCAAGACCTACAACCCGCGCGAGCTGCCGTTCCGTCGCATCGAACTTACTGAAAAACTGGATACAGTGCGTTTCGAGCTGGATGCTGCGCGCTGGGAATGTAACCTCGGCAGTTACGTATGCAGCAAAGAGCCTGCCCCGGATCAGTCTGCAAAGGATCCGGAGGACGAGGGGTACGACGATACTCCCAAGGCGATCAACGGCGACAAGACCACGAAGTGGTCACCGGACGGCAAATGGGAAGCCTTCGTAGAGAATTTCAACCTCTGCATCCGCGCCAAGGGCGAGACAGAGAAGGTCTTTCTGAGCATGGATGGCTCGGAGGGCAACTACTACGCCTTCGACACGATTACCTGGGCCCCGGATTCGAAGCACCTTGTGGCCTATCGCGTGCGGCCCGGCTACAAGCGGCTGGTGCACTACGTCGAATCATCGCCTGCGGATCAGCTGCAGCCCAAATACTCGGCCATGGTTTATCCCAAGGCCGGTGATGTGCTCACGCTCGAGCAGCCGGTGCTCTTCGAGGTATCTCCCAACAAGGAGATGCCGGTGGCGAACGATCTCTTCCCGAATCCCTACAGCATCAGCGATCCGGTGTGGTGGAAGGACAGCCGCGGCTTCACCTTCGAATACAACCAGCGTGGTCACCAGCTCTACCGCGTGATCGAAGTGTCTTCGACGAACGGAGAGGCGCGCACGCTGATTGACGAGCGTGCGACGACCTTTGTGAACTATGAGCCTCTGACCGCGGACCAGTTCGATACCGGCAAAATCTATCGGCACGACCTCGAAGATGGCAAGGAGATCCTCTGGGCATCGGAGCGCGACGGGTGGGAGCATCTTTATCTCTACGACGGCCAGACCGGCAAGGTGAAGAACCTCATCACCAAGGGCGATTGGGTGGTGCGCGCCGTCGATCACGTGGATGATGCCAAGCGCCAGATTTACTTCGAAGCAAGCGGCATGGAGGCGGGTAAAGATCCTTATTCCATGCATCCGTACCGTATCAACTTTGACGGCACCGGCCTGACTCCGCTCTCGACGCAGGAAGCCGATCACAGACTGAGTTTCTCGCCCGACGGCAAGTACTACGTGGATCTCTATTCCACGCTGGAAGTGCCTCCGGTTCTCGAACTGCACAGCACCGCCGGTGATAAGGCGACGGCGACAATCGAGCAGGCCGACGTGCGGCATCTGCTCGAATCGGGATGGCGTCCGCCGGATGTCTTCACCGCCAAGGGACGTGACGGCAAGACAGATATCTGGGGTGTGATCTACAAGCCGGCAAACTTCGATCCACACAAGAAGTATCCGGTCATTGAGGATATCTACGCCGGGCCGCAGGGCTCATTCGTCCCGAAAGACTTCGGTGTCTACACGCAACCGCTGACAGAGCTGGGCTTCGTCGTGGTGCAGATCGACGGCATGGGCACGAACAATCGATCACGCGCCTTCCACGATGTGACCTGGCAGAACATCAAGGATGCGGGCTTCCCCGATCGCATCCTGTGGCATCAGGCCGCGGCGAAGCAGTTCCCGTGGTACGACATCACGCGCGTAGGCATCTTCGGTACGTCATCTGGCGGACAGAGCGCGATGGGGGCGCTGTTGTTCCACCCGGAGTTCTACAAGGTGGCTGTCGCCAACAGCGGCTGCTATGACAATCGGATGGACAAGATCTGGTGGAACGAGCAGTGGATGGGTTGGCCGGTGGGACCGCAGTATGCGGCCTCCTCCGACGTGGACAACGCACATCTGCTCGAAGGCAAGCTGATGCTGGTCGTCGGCGAGATGGATAAGAACGTCGATCCATCGAGCACCTACCAGGTGGTGAATGCGCTCATCAAGGCGAACAAGACCTTCACGCTGCTCACCGTGCCCGGCGGCGATCACGGCGCGGGCGGAGCCTATGGACAGCGGGCGCTCGAAGACTTCTTCGTGCACAACCTGCTCGGCCAGGAGACACCGGACTGGAATGCTCCGGAACCGGAAACCCCGGATAAAAACAAGCCGGACACGGCAACCAGGACTGCGAAGTAG
- a CDS encoding DUF885 domain-containing protein, with product MRTASLAILLALATTALAQTVAPTGDARLKAAIDAEWQYELRANPEMATYVGDTRYNDRLTDYSAAAFARDTEHAKAALQGFDAIDPKTLSNEAQLNRTLIMRSLERKIEDAPFRKWEMPVDQMNGPHLDYAALASQMPFRTVQDYENYIARLHALPTAFAQITEDMRLGLRDHLMPPRSLLAIAVTEIHDIADKSPEESPFAAPIKSFPASISAADQDRLRKGILDAIAQDVTPAYAKFEAFVKNDYAPHGRTEDGIWSLPDGAARYRQAIKDNTTTELSPDAIHAMGLKQVKEIDEQMLALAKSQGYSDLKSFNEHIRNDRDLYGKSGEQVLGLYQHYEDQMVAKLPELFHRLPKNKLEVVPMDAFRAPDAVPADYSPGAANRPGRVNVNEYDPTHRLLLNVEAIAYHEGIPGHHMQFSIAQERSDLPTFRQFADYNAYSEGWALYAERLGKEVGFYQDPYSEYGRLENEMWRSIRLVVDTGVHQDHWTREQMIQFFRDHTAMDEKNIESEVDRYIAWPGQALAYKLGQMKILELRAYAKEQLGAKFDIRSFHDAVLAEGPLPLDVLDARIRGWVDAQKKAQ from the coding sequence TTGCGCACCGCCTCTCTTGCTATCCTGCTCGCCCTGGCTACCACGGCTCTTGCCCAGACCGTTGCTCCTACCGGCGATGCGCGCCTGAAGGCCGCCATCGACGCCGAATGGCAGTACGAGCTTCGCGCCAACCCTGAGATGGCAACCTATGTGGGCGACACGCGCTACAACGATCGCCTCACCGACTACTCCGCAGCCGCTTTTGCCCGCGACACGGAGCATGCGAAGGCCGCGCTTCAAGGCTTCGATGCTATCGATCCGAAGACGCTCAGCAACGAAGCGCAGCTCAACCGCACGCTCATCATGCGCAGCCTGGAGCGGAAGATCGAAGATGCGCCCTTCCGCAAGTGGGAGATGCCCGTCGATCAGATGAACGGCCCGCATCTCGACTATGCCGCGCTTGCTTCGCAGATGCCCTTTCGCACGGTGCAGGACTATGAGAACTACATCGCCCGCCTGCATGCACTGCCCACGGCCTTTGCGCAGATCACCGAAGATATGCGCCTTGGCCTGCGCGATCACCTGATGCCGCCGCGTTCCCTGCTGGCAATCGCCGTCACCGAGATTCACGACATTGCGGACAAGAGTCCGGAAGAAAGCCCCTTCGCCGCACCGATCAAGAGCTTTCCCGCATCGATCTCGGCAGCGGATCAGGACCGCCTGCGCAAAGGAATCCTCGATGCGATCGCGCAGGATGTGACACCTGCGTATGCGAAGTTCGAGGCTTTCGTGAAGAACGACTATGCGCCGCACGGCCGCACCGAGGATGGTATCTGGTCACTGCCCGATGGCGCCGCGCGGTATCGCCAGGCGATCAAGGACAACACCACGACAGAGCTTTCGCCCGATGCCATCCACGCCATGGGCTTGAAGCAGGTGAAAGAGATCGACGAGCAGATGCTTGCGCTTGCAAAATCGCAGGGCTATTCCGATCTCAAGAGCTTCAACGAGCACATCCGCAATGATCGCGATCTCTACGGCAAATCCGGTGAACAGGTGCTCGGCCTCTATCAGCATTACGAAGACCAGATGGTCGCCAAGCTGCCGGAGCTCTTCCATCGCCTGCCGAAGAACAAGCTCGAAGTTGTGCCCATGGATGCTTTTCGTGCACCCGATGCTGTGCCGGCCGACTACTCACCTGGTGCTGCGAATCGTCCAGGCCGCGTGAATGTGAATGAGTATGATCCGACGCATCGCCTGCTGCTGAACGTGGAGGCAATCGCCTATCACGAGGGCATTCCCGGCCATCACATGCAGTTCTCCATCGCACAGGAGCGGAGCGATCTGCCCACCTTCCGCCAGTTTGCCGATTACAACGCCTACTCCGAAGGATGGGCGCTCTATGCCGAGCGGCTGGGCAAAGAGGTGGGCTTTTATCAGGACCCTTACAGCGAATATGGCCGCCTCGAGAACGAGATGTGGCGCTCCATCCGCCTGGTCGTCGATACCGGCGTGCATCAGGATCACTGGACGCGTGAGCAGATGATCCAGTTCTTCCGCGATCACACGGCGATGGATGAAAAGAACATCGAGAGCGAAGTCGATCGCTACATCGCATGGCCCGGGCAGGCACTTGCCTACAAGCTTGGACAGATGAAGATTCTCGAACTGCGTGCCTATGCAAAAGAGCAGCTCGGCGCGAAGTTCGACATCCGCAGCTTCCACGATGCGGTGCTTGCCGAAGGACCGCTGCCGCTCGATGTTCTCGATGCACGCATCCGCGGCTGGGTGGACGCGCAGAAGAAGGCGCAGTAA